A genomic region of Plasmodium cynomolgi strain B DNA, chromosome 5, whole genome shotgun sequence contains the following coding sequences:
- a CDS encoding hypothetical protein (putative), producing the protein MELYEEEIYDRASVNVSVILNDDIKEEIVENLKQNMKDRNVKISSYDYGSIHKINSYASEGEGGHAMLMHSWLKKMKVASSVVIFCVDWQGIANEGGEDRGSTGESPTVEGSNRESPTGESPNGESRTGESRTGESPSLESPGQVDPFQPGEPQLSRACVQNAAFMSQVNKDLMDRIEEINAIIMRRKKICKIVVLVILPENTQNTEQYIKYISLLNSKNISAIFITLGLKEIHNKIKKLENLLRDCINAFFKQHIISFERKSGQNILTFFNYNFKKAYVLEILERYDESMKIYVNLCKVFLQVKIHFQTNSPFSISIRMIYIYLFFKDFKKAIHHIYTHNKIIYLALMRREEEGAEEGAEGAEGAEAEADVVEEAGEGVGDIPRGGGRLSHVISMYGITGCSDLITSLKCWDNCRGEAPNGKEKHCANESVHLLYDLTMKEYLYYNLLSCIYLYFYRIVKNMNMNRKDTVLYGMYCCFCIYYMLKARRKRDKIVEAFSPVTQFDSYFKMCPVSVLQDFVQNFLIEIYSIISAKQISHLFRLVIYFLCLIYYERGNYRFCLYLLLSFYGSQEDSSVLSAVGVGALREGICPLGDLRTLLGVISAKRSYERTRNSHTHEPMLLLTLSCMGRLLHPDKWGSALDGSSSKEEPLNIKEYKHMFIQICFEYLNDLIRNNKKREQKNFSDFFSKYCEITKGEEGVPPLEEPPTISIRNVYVKLYCLIKPNGIASFLEIKNGTHVDFPFSPFIGISMNNHVSFYKLSFPNKSEGVIFATAEVVNEVGLNGKSVLNCIARESELIREHHCRNDPLEGASWKGYSLGEKNIVSFFIPEGKKKQIEVNYVDLYLNISCNIVRMRIHQVSVSIMREKFLERIPQGGEPPKVGSLDEEKSARKETLNHGSTIDAASRETTHGVITTGHPKEPKKEERKIFQIRVIKEGREESNFFKLKEGVYLNDYMNKIVRNGKSQFFQKALTKYVHYFVHCRNDVLYLNEYNPLLIFVRYSKYVKSFEFRFSYDCEGEDNLLVYLLTRKGSVLGVRRVHRDQSVAFFGGGEQVCRLVEGGSSGGSSGDSSEGSSGGSSGDSSEGSSGGRSGQDELAYERAADARRTCPGDTPRLILNQDEVKELVVDEALQELLSHRGSGEVDSKLSHPEKDVFFFQVERQGNRVDAKRRGGKLYGRSNFCNQCCMPYGMKRGRKNGGSRGPNRQTNCLTNRRTNRGRNDFPFYASIADNLMCVPLLVCPTRGSKHVNVNFDFSFRSADFEDQLKYPGRYSVEPSVITMVTRVARGGGAIEEEEEEGEKEEEKEGEKEGEKEEEKEGEKDGGLKRNTMNGGIMNRGSTEEVSAPTSKPNDCQGDVQLLSHRKKEETSPGWRNDAVQYYLYIHNNNAHGIIVEEIRGGTFKGTVEVSHKSTYCNFVKEKNPEGGGIIIKYHFNVRNLFFPFNKMWRNIIRTLVVKVPRADRIDDRMGEGEGNYYSPVNDVKKSKIRIDLLYERTAKCNEIFVVESVITNETNITEEVIIFLYDRKRGGRDRGEKRKEEGVVMKSSWDEPSSVQSTKKVHEFKFKNEQEYYNNNNTSESTSDSSVLSSDDLENLFDQDNYMSDDTNDGFGKKTYIITGGRIMKNILLPYQSIRLRWSFIIFTHGFVTLPSVLIKRKTKIKNNVNVFASANVELFVV; encoded by the exons ATGGAGCTGTACGAGGAGGAAATCTACGACCGGGCGAGTGTAAACGTTAGCGTAATTCTTAATGACGACATAAAAGAGGAGATAGTAGAAaatttaaagcaaaatatgAAGGACAGGAATGTGAAAATAAGTAGCTACGATTATGGCAGTattcacaaaataaattcttaCGCAAGTGAGGGGGAAGGTGGACATGCCATGCTGATGCACTCCTGGCTGAAAAAGATGAAGGTGGCTTCGTCTGTTGTGATATTTTGCGTCGACTGGCAGGGCATTGCTaatgaggggggggaagacaGGGGCTCAACTGGGGAGAGTCCCACCGTGGAGGGGTCAAACAGGGAAAGTCCAACTGGGGAAAGTCCCAATGGGGAAAGCCGAACTGGGGAAAGCCGAACTGGGGAAAGTCCTTCCCTGGAGAGCCCCGGCCAGGTGGACCCCTTCCAACCGGGTGAACCCCAACTCTCGCGCGCTTGCGTGCAGAACGCAGCCTTCATGAGCCAAGTGAACAAAGACCTGATGGATCGAATAGAAGAAATAAACGCAATAAtcatgaggaggaaaaaaatctgcaaaaTTGTTGTGCTGGTCATTCTGCCAGAAAATACACAAAACACAGAACAGTACATCAAATATATTAGCCTTCTAAATTCTAAAAACATCAGCGCGATTTTTATCACATTAGGACTAAAGGAGATACATAACAAAATCAAAAAGTTAGAAAATCTTTTGAGAGATTGTAttaatgccttttttaaaCAACACATAATAAGCTTTGAGAGAAAAAGTGGACAAAACAtactcactttttttaattataattttaagaaGGCATACGTTTTGGAGATCCTAGAAAGGTATGATGAAAGTATGAAGATTTACGTGAATCTATGTAAAGTCTTTTTGCAGGTGAAAATACATTTTCAGACAAACTCACCTTTTTCAa TAAGCATTCGGatgatatacatatatttattttttaaagattttAAGAAGGCTATTCATCATATTTATActcataataaaattatttacttgGCGTTGATGCGgagggaggaggaaggagcagaagaaggagcagaaggagcagaaggagcagaagcagaagcagacgTAGTAGAAGAAGCGGGAGAGGGTGTAGGAGATATACCCAGGGGTGGGGGCAGACTTTCCCATGTCATTTCCATGTATGGCATAACTGGTTGCTCCGATTTGATTACCTCTTTAAAGTGTTGGGATAACTGCAGAGGAGAGGCACccaatggaaaagaaaagcactGCGCGAATGAGAGTGTCCACCTCCTGTACGACCTCACGATGAAGGAGTACCTATACTACAACCTGCTCTCCTGCATCTACCTCTATTTTTACagaattgtaaaaaacaTGAACATGAACCGAAAGGACACAGTGTTGTATGGAATGTACTGCTGCTTCTGCATATATTACATGTTGAAAGCGCGCAGGAAGAGGGACAAAATAGTGGAGGCCTTTTCACCTGTCACCCAATTTGACAGTTATTTTAAGATGTGCCCTGTTTCAGTTTTACAGGACTTTGTTCAAAACTTTTTAATTGAAATATATAGTATCATTAGCGCCAAGCAGATTAGCCATTTGTTCCGACtcgtcatttattttttgtgtctGATTTATTATGAACGGGGGAACTACCGTTTTTGCCTGTACTTGTTGCTGTCGTTTTATGGCAGCCAGGAAGACTCCTCCGTTTTGAGTGCAGTGGGCGTGGGCGCCTTGAGGGAGGGAATCTGTCCCTTGGGCGACTTGCGCACGCTGTTGGGGGTGATATCGGCGAAGCGGAGCTACGAGCGCACTCG GAACTCACATACGCACGAACCCATGCTGCTTCTCACGCTGAGCTGCATGGGCCGTTTGCTCCACCCGGATAAATGGGGAAGCGCCTTAGACGGATCTTCCTCTAAAGAAGAACCGCTTAACATCAAGGAGTACAAACACATGTTCATCCAAATATGTTTCGAGTATTTAAACGACCTAATaaggaacaacaaaaaaagagaacagaaaaattttagtgattttttctccaagtATTGTGAAAtcacaaaaggagaagaaggagtccCCCCCCTCGAGGAACCACCCACTATATCGATACGAAACGTTTACGTAAAGTTATACTGTTTGATTAAACCCAATGGGATTGCCTCAtttttagaaataaaaaatgggacccATGTagatttccccttttcaccttttaTCGGTATCTCTATGAACAACCACGTGTCCTTCTACAAGTTAAGCTTTCCTAATAAGTCTGAAGGAGTAATTTTTGCTACAGCGGAGGTTGTGAACGAAGTTGGGTTGAATGGTAAAAGTGTGCTGAACTGCATAGCGAGGGAGAGTGAGCTCATTAGGGAGCATCACTGTAGGAATGACCCACTTGAGGGTGCCTCTTGGAAGGGGTACTccttgggggaaaaaaacatagtgagtttttttatacctgagggaaagaaaaagcaaatagAAGTTAATTATGTCGATCTCTATTTGAACATTTCTTGCAACATTGTTCGGATGCGAATTCATCAAGTTAGTGTATCCATTATGAGGGAGAAGTTCCTCGAGAGGATTCCCCAGGGAGGGGAACCCCCCAAGGTAGGCAGCCTAGACGAAGAAAAATCTGCACGGAAAGAGACCCTAAATCATGGTAGTACTATTGACGCTGCGTCGAGAGAAACTACCCACGGAGTAATTACAACAGGACACCCGAAGGAaccaaaaaaagaggaaagaaaaatcttCCAAATAAGAGTCATCAAAGAGGGAAGGGAAgaatcaaattttttcaaattgaagGAAGGAGTGTACCTAAATGATTAcatgaacaaaattgtacGAAACGGAAAGAGTCAATTTTTTCAGAAGGCACTAACGAAGTACGTCCATTATTTTGTACACTGTCGGAACGACGTTCTTTACCTAAACGAATACAACcctttgctcatttttgtgagGTACTCTAAATATGTAAAATCTTTTgagtttcgtttttcttaTGACTGTGAGGGGGAGGATAATTTGCTTGTTTATTTGTTGACGAGGAAGGGCAGTGTTTTGGGGGTACGCCGGGTCCACAGAGATCAAAGTGTTGcgttttttggggggggcgaGCAGGTGTGCAGATTGGTGGAGGGGGGTAGCAGTGGGGGAAGCAGTGGCGATAGTAGTGAAGGCAGCagtgggggaagcagcggCGATAGCAGTGAAGGCAGCAGTGGTGGAAGAAGCGGTCAGGACGAACTTGCTTACGAGAGGGCCGCAGACGCCAGGCGCACATGCCCCGGGGATACCCCGCGCCTAATTCTCAACCAGGACGAAGTGAAAGAATTGGTCGTGGACGAGGCCCTTCAGGAGTTGCTATCGCACCGTGGCAGTGGAGAAGTAGACTCCAAGTTAAGCCACCCAGAAAaggatgtatttttttttcaagtggaACGGCAGGGAAACCGTGTTGATGCTAAgcgcagggggggaaaacTGTACGGAAGAAGCAACTTCTGCAACCAGTGCTGCATGCCGTATGgaatgaaaaggggaagaaaaaatggaggttCACGCGGACCAAATCGTCAAACCAACTGTCTAACCAATCGTCGAACAAATCGAGGAAGAAAcgatttccccttttacgcAAGTATCGCGGATAACCTGATGTGCGTCCCACTTCTTGTATGTCCAACCCGGGGGAGCAAACACGTGAATGTCAATTTTGATTTCTCCTTTAGAAGCGCTGACTTCGAGGACCAGCTGAAGTACCCAGGGAGGTATTCCGTGGAGCCGTCTGTCATAACGATGGTCACGCGGGTTGCCCGTGGAGGGGGCGCCattgaagaggaggaggaggagggagaaaaggaggaagaaaaggagggagaaaaggagggagaaaaggaggaagaaaaggagggagaaaaagacggtggtttaaaaaggaatactaTGAATGGGGGTATCATGAATAGGGGCTCCACGGAGGAAGTTTCCGCTCCTACGTCCAAACCGAATGACTGCCAAGGTGACGTGCAACTTTTAAGCCATCGTAAGAAGGAGGAGACAAGCCCCGGGTGGAGGAACGATGCAGTGCAGTACTACTTATACATACACAACAATAATGCTCATGGAATTATCGTTGAGGAAATAAGGGGAGGGACATTCAAAGGTACCGTGGAGGTAAGTCACAAAAGTACTTACTGCAACtttgtaaaagaaaagaatccAGAAGGGGGTGGCATTATCATAAAGTACCACTTTAACGTTAggaacctttttttcccttttaacaaaatgtggAGAAATATCATCCGTACACTTGTGGTAAAGGTGCCACGTGCCGATCGGATTGACGACAGGATGGGCGAGGGGGAAGGGAACTACTACTCCCCAGTGAACGACgtgaagaaaagcaaaataaggATAGACCTCCTTTATGAAAGAACGGCAAAATGTAACGAAATTTTTGTCGTCGAATCGGTGATTACTAATGAGACGAATATCACCGAGgaagttataatttttttgtacgacCGGAAGAGGGGTGGGCGTGATCgaggggagaaaagaaaggaagaaggtgTTGTCATGAAAAGCAGTTGGGATGAACCCAGTAGCGTACAGAGTACCAAAAAGGTGCACGAATTCAAattcaaaaatgaacaggaatactataataataacaatacaTCCGAGAGTACCTCCGACTCTTCTGTACTCTCATCGGACGACttggaaaatttatttgatcAGGATAACTACATGTCTGATGACACAAATGACGGTTTTGGGAAGAAGACGTATATTATAACAGGAGGTAGGAtaatgaagaatattttgcTGCCGTACCAATCCATTAGGCTTAGATGGTCCTTCATTATTTTCACGCACGGATTTGTTACTTTGCCCAGCGTGCTAATCAAGCGCAAGACCAAGATAAAGAACAACGTCAATGTTTTCGCATCCGCCAATGTTGAGTTGTTCGTGGTGTAG
- a CDS encoding hypothetical protein (putative) — protein MKVRQEKRERSVYGGCSNAHVANVVNLFSFFFLIFFSSSGQDAISIMQEAEIVLITTSLMGIKSSFFSSLRAQNLLNCKKFLYVVVDSNRDTSTAKNLKDEELFNQWKEDELLQSNENGILLPQVLIDGVSIGNDIALQNLEDEGNLDFIVSRLKCPNCLQEKSNTDVQCPHCKYDYVSLISEELIRDNAVVRMLQGELYNEEETAE, from the exons ATGAAGGTAAgacaggaaaaaagggaaaggagcGTTTATGGGGGTTGTTCCAATGCCCACGTTGCAAATGTggttaatttgttttcattttttttcctcatttttttttcctcctcaggACAAGATGCAATCTCAATAA TGCAAGAAGCAGAGATTGTCCTCATAACGACTTCTCTGATGGGAATAAAATCCTcgttcttttcttctttaaggGCACAGAACTTACTGAATTGTAAAAAGTTCCTCTACGTTGTTGTAGACTCCAATAGGGATACCAGCACGGCAAAAA ACTTGAAAGACGAGGAACTTTTCAATCAGTGGAAAGAAGACGAATTGCTGCAGTCAAACGAAAACGGAATTCTGCTGCCTCAAGTTTTAATCGATGGTGTGTCAATAGGAAACGACATAGCATTGCAAAATTTGGAAGATGAAGGAAATTTGGACTTTATCGTGTCCAGGTTAAAATGCCCAAACTGCTTACAGGAAAAATCGAACACAGATGTGCAGTGCCCTCATTGTAAGTATGACTATGTCAGTTTAATTTCAGAAGAGTTGATTAGAGACAACGCGGTCGTAAGGATGCTACAGGGGGAGTTATACAATGAGGAGGAAACGGCAGAA